Proteins co-encoded in one Acidobacteriota bacterium genomic window:
- a CDS encoding MBL fold metallo-hydrolase: MKQPIRGLVALAIIIGLTLASLGTAQTRQISSGVVLTNVYEAFGKDNKELKQDFGFSAVVEYKGKMILFDSGTDANVFERNLKALKIDLRKIDIAVVSHGHYDHIGGFDYLLSVNPKVKIYAPADFFSLGAPIKFPFRETEPDAAKTLPKEMQYFGGDTVIEGMITVPTGRFWRSDVEYLTVAKEVLPGVTIIATTSKLMGTFIKYPPFDENPQFIGMPELSLALATANGEIIISGCSHSTIESIIQETKKVRKEKIYVVVGGFHLIPYKREYIEGLAQRMKDEYQVESVAPAHCSGQLGFSIFQKAFGDKYKFFGLGERLVL, encoded by the coding sequence ATGAAACAACCAATTCGTGGTCTTGTTGCTTTGGCAATAATAATAGGGCTGACTCTAGCTTCGCTTGGTACAGCACAAACTAGGCAGATCTCGTCGGGTGTTGTTTTGACAAACGTATATGAAGCTTTTGGTAAAGACAACAAAGAACTCAAACAAGATTTCGGTTTCTCGGCCGTTGTCGAATACAAAGGGAAGATGATCCTGTTTGATTCAGGAACAGATGCCAATGTCTTTGAACGAAATCTCAAGGCGTTGAAAATTGACCTTAGAAAGATAGATATTGCCGTTGTGTCGCACGGACACTATGACCACATCGGCGGCTTTGATTACCTCTTGAGTGTCAATCCAAAAGTTAAGATCTATGCCCCTGCGGATTTCTTTTCGCTGGGAGCACCGATCAAATTTCCTTTTCGTGAAACCGAACCCGACGCGGCAAAAACATTGCCAAAGGAAATGCAATACTTCGGCGGCGACACCGTCATCGAAGGTATGATAACTGTGCCGACCGGCCGATTTTGGAGATCTGATGTGGAATACCTGACCGTGGCCAAGGAGGTTCTGCCGGGGGTAACGATCATTGCGACGACTTCCAAACTGATGGGAACATTTATCAAATACCCGCCGTTTGACGAGAATCCACAGTTTATCGGGATGCCAGAATTATCGCTCGCTCTTGCGACGGCAAATGGCGAAATTATTATTTCCGGCTGCTCGCACAGCACGATCGAATCCATCATTCAGGAAACCAAAAAAGTTCGCAAAGAAAAGATCTATGTTGTGGTCGGCGGATTTCATCTAATTCCATACAAACGGGAATATATCGAAGGCCTGGCACAGCGAATGAAGGACGAATACCAGGTCGAGTCCGTAGCGCCGGCCCACTGCTCCGGA
- a CDS encoding DUF1801 domain-containing protein: MKVQDQLKEFIASHSEPKRGEMQALHDLIRQVSPGCKLWFLDGKDANGKVVSNPDIGYGSRPHKYADGTVSEFYQIGLSPNKTGISVYILGIEDKKYLTETYASTLGKATVTGYCIRFKTLKDINTDVLEAAIRYGLMGSE; the protein is encoded by the coding sequence ATGAAAGTACAAGACCAGTTAAAAGAGTTTATTGCCAGTCACTCGGAACCAAAGCGCGGCGAGATGCAGGCATTGCACGACCTGATCCGGCAAGTAAGTCCGGGTTGTAAATTGTGGTTTCTCGACGGCAAAGATGCGAACGGTAAGGTCGTTTCTAATCCGGATATCGGGTACGGATCCCGCCCACATAAATACGCCGATGGCACGGTCAGCGAGTTCTATCAGATCGGCCTGAGCCCAAACAAAACCGGGATATCTGTCTACATCCTCGGCATCGAAGACAAGAAATACCTGACCGAAACATACGCCAGCACCCTCGGCAAAGCGACCGTGACCGGGTATTGCATCAGGTTCAAAACTCTAAAAGATATAAACACGGATGTCCTCGAAGCGGCAATTCGATATGGGCTTATGGGCTCAGAATGA
- a CDS encoding SRPBCC domain-containing protein, translated as MSDSYMDFIVNKETKTVTITKEFNAGLRLVWDAYTKAELLDQWWAPKPFASRTKVMDFAVGGKRFYAMVSPEGVERWVLQKYTSITPKSNFKLFNTFADADENVELPGSDWDLSFSEQDGKTTVHVSIYNESLERLERMIEFGFREGTMAQLQNLEELLKEMSVDRGAA; from the coding sequence ATGAGCGATAGTTATATGGATTTTATAGTTAATAAAGAGACGAAGACGGTCACGATAACAAAAGAGTTTAATGCCGGGCTGAGGTTGGTCTGGGACGCATATACAAAGGCGGAACTGCTCGACCAGTGGTGGGCGCCGAAGCCTTTTGCGTCACGGACAAAGGTCATGGACTTTGCCGTTGGCGGCAAGAGATTTTACGCAATGGTCAGCCCCGAAGGCGTCGAGCGTTGGGTTTTGCAGAAATATACTTCGATCACGCCGAAAAGCAATTTCAAGCTCTTCAATACATTCGCCGACGCGGACGAAAATGTAGAATTACCGGGCTCTGATTGGGACCTGAGTTTCAGCGAGCAGGACGGAAAGACGACGGTTCACGTTTCTATCTACAACGAATCCTTGGAACGCCTCGAGCGCATGATCGAATTCGGCTTCCGCGAAGGTACGATGGCTCAATTGCAAAATCTGGAAGAGTTGTTGAAAGAGATGTCAGTGGATCGAGGTGCCGCGTAG
- a CDS encoding SRPBCC family protein encodes MKPAEASLPSDTEVLVKRSFDAPAKLVWRAYVEPDLMRRWCGSTPGWTMPVCEMDMRVGGEYQWRWRSDANGMEFGFTGEVLEVVAHAKIVHTQIFDPGNMGISMGGEPSIITVTFDEVDGITNVATTIKYASQTDRDAALETGMTDGMEMNYQRLDGVLAEM; translated from the coding sequence ATGAAACCAGCCGAAGCAAGCCTGCCGTCAGATACCGAGGTGCTCGTAAAACGGAGCTTCGACGCTCCCGCCAAGCTGGTGTGGCGGGCCTACGTGGAACCGGACCTGATGCGTCGTTGGTGCGGTAGCACGCCCGGTTGGACGATGCCTGTCTGCGAGATGGATATGCGCGTCGGCGGCGAGTATCAATGGCGTTGGCGGAGTGACGCGAACGGTATGGAGTTCGGATTCACGGGGGAGGTTCTTGAGGTCGTTGCGCACGCGAAGATCGTTCATACGCAGATCTTCGATCCCGGCAATATGGGCATTTCGATGGGCGGTGAACCGTCGATCATTACCGTTACTTTCGACGAGGTCGACGGTATCACGAACGTCGCCACCACGATCAAATATGCCTCGCAGACCGACCGCGACGCAGCCCTCGAAACCGGCATGACGGACGGCATGGAGATGAACTACCAGCGACTCGATGGAGTTCTAGCCGAAATGTAA
- a CDS encoding winged helix-turn-helix transcriptional regulator translates to MKRDIFQAIADPTRRAIIALIALQAMTPNAIAEHFDTSRQAVSKHLRILTECDVVTPEQRGREIYYRLEIDKMKEIDEWLEQYRKIWESRFEQLDVLLTVLKHQEKQERKI, encoded by the coding sequence ATGAAGCGAGACATTTTTCAGGCTATTGCGGATCCGACGCGGCGGGCGATCATTGCTTTGATCGCTTTGCAGGCGATGACGCCGAATGCTATTGCGGAGCATTTTGACACGTCGCGGCAGGCGGTTTCTAAGCATTTGCGGATATTGACGGAATGCGATGTGGTGACGCCGGAGCAGCGGGGGCGAGAGATCTATTACCGGTTGGAGATCGACAAAATGAAAGAGATCGACGAATGGTTAGAGCAGTATAGAAAGATCTGGGAAAGCCGGTTTGAGCAGCTTGATGTGTTGCTTACCGTGTTAAAACACCAAGAAAAACAGGAGCGAAAGATATGA
- a CDS encoding PIN domain-containing protein: MKPVFVDTSGWASLLDRNEGFHKKADAVYSAIRQSGAKLVTSNYIIAELTAVLMSPLRLPKPRIITYVHGIKSSDSVEIVHVDESLDHRSWTLLTEREDKNWSLIDCSRFVIMQDRDISDALTADHNFEQAGFVQLLKY; the protein is encoded by the coding sequence ATGAAACCTGTATTCGTCGACACTTCCGGTTGGGCAAGCCTGCTCGATCGCAATGAAGGCTTTCATAAGAAAGCTGATGCCGTTTATTCCGCGATCCGACAATCTGGAGCAAAGCTCGTCACCTCAAACTACATTATCGCAGAACTTACGGCTGTCTTGATGAGTCCGCTTCGTCTGCCGAAACCTCGAATCATTACCTACGTTCACGGCATCAAGTCATCTGATTCGGTCGAGATAGTTCACGTTGACGAATCGCTCGACCATCGTTCGTGGACCTTGCTCACCGAACGAGAAGATAAGAATTGGAGCCTCATTGATTGTTCGCGTTTTGTGATAATGCAGGATCGAGATATTTCCGATGCGCTGACCGCTGACCACAATTTTGAGCAGGCCGGATTCGTTCAACTTTTGAAATACTAA